CCAACAGCCCCAGTAGAGCAGTCACCCTGTGGGTCTCTTTTGTGAAGAGGGAGGGGGcaaggggatggaggaggaggaggcagcagtgtgGGGATTTGGGTATGCCCAGACATGACCGGGCACCCGAGGAGCTTTGCAGTGTGTCAGCTCGGTGGTGGCCGTGCTGGGAGCAGACCTTGCACGGACAGACGTGCCTCTGGTCGAGGGCTCCTGCGGCTCCGACACAACCCCTTGTCTCTGCAGGTCTCTTCCCAAACATGACTCAGGAGAAGATGGAGGTCGACCAGCGATCCATCTACGTGGGCAACGTAAGTTGGAGACCCTGGAGCAAAGCCCACCTCACTGCTCCTTGCCCAGCTGGACGTATGTCCGAGATCCCTAGCATGGGGGTCCACCTGCCCCCACACCGAAGGCTGGCTGGTCCCATCCCAAATGCTTCTCCTCTGCCCAGCCCAGACTGGGAATGTGGGTCAGCATCTGCCCATGATCCTCAGTCACTTGCAGATAATCTGTTGCAAGTGTCAGCTCCCCAAAATACCCCGCTGGAAGCTGTGGGTCATGCAGTGTTGTTTGTTCCCTCAAAGGGAGGGGGCTGTCTCTTGGATTTGGGTTTCCAGGCTGGAGCATTCAGCTGGAAGGGTCTCCTGAACCTGAGGAGATGATGAAGCTGTGGTGGCAAGGTGTGAGTGGGGTCAGCCGGGCCCTTTGCCTCCCACGATGGTGTGTGAATGCAGACCCACGAGCCGGGGGGGGACTGGCTGGTGGTACTGGAGGGGCTGGGACTGTTGTTGCAGGTTGATTACGGGGGCACGGCGGAAGAGCTGGAGTCTCACTTCAACAGCTGCGGGCAGATCAACCGAGTGACCATCCTCTGCGACAAGTTCTCAGGGCATCCCAAAGGGTCAGTACTGTCTGCAGGGGCTGGGATCGGGATCTTGAGGGTGCTCCCTTGTGCTCCCCAGCCTTTGGGAGCAGTGGGGTGTCTCTGGGGCTCTGCTCACCCCGTCCCCTTGCAGGTATGCCTACATTGAGTTTGAGGAGAAGAGCTCAGTGAAGGCTGCAGTGGAGCTGGACGAGAGTGTGTTCAGAGGCCGTGTCATTAAGGTAAGAGCCAGATGAGGCCCCGAGGTGGTGCAtccatccctcccagccccatgtGCTGTGCCAAACCCCAGTGCCACCCGCTGCCTTCCAGGTGCTGCCCAAGAGGACCAACATGCCGGGCATCAGCACCACTGACCGTGGGGGCTACCGGGGCCGCTTCCAAGCCCGGGGAGGGCTAGCCCGGCGGAGAGGCTACTACGGAGGGCAGCACCCGAGGGTGCGAGGGAGGACATACAGGTGAGCAGCCGGGCAGGGCAGTTTCTTGCATATTTGGGTCAGGATCCCTG
This genomic interval from Buteo buteo chromosome 11, bButBut1.hap1.1, whole genome shotgun sequence contains the following:
- the PABPN1L gene encoding embryonic polyadenylate-binding protein 2 isoform X1 — encoded protein: MAVCLLNGFLPLFPPSPLFLDTSGIWWQDPPSLAAVEASWDVAEMAALRKAADGDSDLSHLEGDSAEELAVQDPELEAIKARVREMEKEDERLKELQLEAESRLIMSSVAGLFPNMTQEKMEVDQRSIYVGNVDYGGTAEELESHFNSCGQINRVTILCDKFSGHPKGYAYIEFEEKSSVKAAVELDESVFRGRVIKVLPKRTNMPGISTTDRGGYRGRFQARGGLARRRGYYGGQHPRVRGRTYRGRARLLPWYFPY
- the PABPN1L gene encoding embryonic polyadenylate-binding protein 2 isoform X2, which encodes MFGGRVSPLFLDTSGIWWQDPPSLAAVEASWDVAEMAALRKAADGDSDLSHLEGDSAEELAVQDPELEAIKARVREMEKEDERLKELQLEAESRLIMSSVAGLFPNMTQEKMEVDQRSIYVGNVDYGGTAEELESHFNSCGQINRVTILCDKFSGHPKGYAYIEFEEKSSVKAAVELDESVFRGRVIKVLPKRTNMPGISTTDRGGYRGRFQARGGLARRRGYYGGQHPRVRGRTYRGRARLLPWYFPY